The genomic stretch AAAGGCGTAATAGACTCCACTAGAATTGAGTGATGATAGGCGCTTCTTCGAATCCAAAGAGTAGTAAAAACAGACGTACCAATACCGCTTACCATTGCTCGCACAAAGTTAAAGAAACCAGAAGAGCTGTTTAATTTATCGGGTGGGATATCTTGTAAACTGAGGCTAAATAAAGGAACCGTAAAAAACAAAACCCCAAAGCCAAAAATAAAACGTGTAAGATAGACCATATTAATAGAGATATCTGTATTGAAATTACTAGTAAAAAAACAAGAGAATGCAAAAAAGGAAAAAGAGATAGAAAATAAGACAAGAGTGCCGAACTTTTCTAAAAGTTTAGGAATCCACCTAGAAAATAAAACAGGAGCTAAACCAACAGGAGCTAAAGCAAAACCTGCCCATTCTGCTGTATAGCCCATATTTTGTTGTAGCCATAAAGGGATTAAAACCACAGATCCAAAATAGCTAGAAAAAGCAAGAAACAGTGCTATAATCGAAATGGTATAGGAACGAATTTTAAATAATGTAAGATCAATTAGGGGAGATTTATGAAAAAAGCTCCATATGCCAAGTAGAATGAAAGAAAGAAATGCTGAAATAGCTAGTCCTCGTACAAGATGAGAACCAAACCAATCCCACTCTTCTCCTTTATCAATCAAAATTTGCAAACAAATCACACCTATTGCTAGTAAAAGTAAACCTACCCAGTCTAAAGCTAGCTTTTCTATTTTGCTCTCTCTTTTGCGCAAAACCATCCAAATGACACATGCGCTAAAAAGACCAATCGGAATATTAATATAAAAAATCCAAGGCCATGAATAATTATAAGTAATCCACCCTCCAACAATAGGCCCAATAATCGGACCCACAATGATAACTGTTCCCCATAAAGCAAGGGCCATTTGCTTTTTGTGGGGAGGATGAATACTCAAAAGTAATATTTGACTAAGAGGAATCAAAGGACCTGCTACAAAACCTTGTAGAAAGCGGAAAATGATCAGTTCAATTGCTTTATGCGCAAGACCACATCCTGCAGAAAATAGAACAAATAATAAAAGAGATAAGATCATTAATTTGACATTGCCAAGTCTTTTAGAAAGCCAATTAGTAATCGGTAGGGCAATAGAATTTCCCACAGCAAAAGAAGTAATTACATAAATTCCTTCATCTGTACTGATAGCAAGATCACCAGCAATATAAGCTAAGCTTACATTTGCAATAGAATAATCTAATACCATCATTAAACTGGCTAAAGAGAGTGTAAGAGTAGCAAATAGCTGTTGTGTTTTGCTTAATGGCTCCATCTATTCCTCATTGAGATCTTCTAAAACTCTCTGAGGAATATTTTGTTCTATCACTTCTGCAATCAGCTCTTCAACTCCTTTTTGCTGAGCGTAAAAGATATCCGTAGAGTAAATAGGTAAAGCAGGTTTTTTAGTAGGAACTACAGGTAGATTCTCTTGATGGATGTTAACTGTTGTTTCCATAGACAGCCCTAAACGCAAAGGATATTTTTTAATCTGCTCAGGATTTAAATAGATGCGAACTGGTAAACGCTGTACGATTTTTATCCAGTTGCCGGTAGCATTTTGAGGAGGCAGTAGGGAAAACACACTGCCTGTTCCTCCTGCAATACCACCAACTATTCCTTCGAAATCCACATCTCTTCCATATAGATCACAATGCACTTTAGCTGGCTGCCCAATGCGTACGTTTCTTAATTGTGTTTCTTTATAATTCGCATCTACCCAAATTTGATTGAGCGGAACAATTGCCATTAAGGGTTGAGCAGGATTGATTTGTTCTCCTACTTGAATGTTGCGTCTTGCTACAAGGCCTTCTACAGGAGAAAATAAAGTGCATCTTTGCAACGTTAAAAAAGCTTGTCTAAGCAACTGTTTGGCTTCTTCTACAAGAGGGTGCTCTTCAATAGTGGTGTTTGCTACTTGAGCAACAAGGGAGAGATAGTAGTGTTCTGTAGAAACTAAATCGGCAAAAGAACTATTTACAGCAGCAATTGAGTGTTCAAAATCCTCTAAGGAAACCGCTAGGGCATCTATAAGGCACTCTCTTCTTTCATAGTCTTGAGAAGCCTGGATAAATAGCGCTTTTTTTACGCCAATCAATGCTTTTATTTGTTTAGTTGTTTCTAAAAGAGCTGTTACTTGGCGTACACTTTGTCCTAAATTGGCTATAGTTTTTTCTAAAGCAATGAGTGCATCTGTTCTATCTAGTTCAATAAGAATTCTCCCCTGTTCTACATAATCGGTATCATCAGCAGAAATAGAAACTACAGTACCTGAGATTCTAGGGGTAACTACTACAATGTTCCCTCCTACATAGGCATCATTGGTATAAATATAAAAACGTCCATGAAAATACCAATACATAAACCAAACACAACCTAAAAGGGCAGCAATCATCAATACTAAAAAAAGAGTGCGGTTACGTTTGCGATTTGTAGATTTATAGGTTATTTGTTTAGGATCACTCATAGTCTCTATATCCTCCACCCAAAGCTTTCACTAAATTTACAACGCTTAGCAGGTGGCTTTGTTGTAAATTAGCTAATTGATAAGCTTGAACAAGAAGTTTATCCTCTTGTTGTAGGACGGTTAGTTCATTATCGATACCTATTTCACTACGCCACTGAAAAAGCTGATAATGCTTATTTGCTAGCTCTACAACACTTTTTTGTTTGCATAAATTCTCTTTTGTCGCTTTTAGAGAGATAATCTGATTGGCTACTTCCACTGCTGCATGCAGAAGTAAATTATTGTAATCATAGACAGCTTCATTGAAAGCCGCCGCTTTTTCTCTTAAACTGGCTTTAAGCCTACCTGCTGTAAAAATAGGTAAGTAGATAGCAGGCTCTAATCCGCCCATCTTGCTGCTTAAATTAAATAAATTGTTGAAGTGTAAACTCTCAAGGCCTGCGAATGCCATCAGATTTACTCTAGGATAAAAATCAGCTTTTGCTGCACCGATTTGTTTTCCCGCAGCCTCTACTCTCCATCCGCTAGCTACTACATCTGGACGACGAGCAAGTAGATCAATGGCGAGGTTATAAGGCAGAGAAAACACACTCTGAAAATTTGCAGAAGGCTTTAGCTCTAGTAATTCCTCATCTGGTCCTACACCAATGAGCACATTTAAAGCATGCTTGGCAATCATTAAATCCTTATCGATCGTTATCAAATCTTCTTGCAATAGCTTCAGGTTTTGTTCCGCATCCCATACAGTAGAGATTAGATCTATACCTACCATTTCTCTTTGCAATTGCAGTAGAGCAAACTCTTGCGCGATAGCAACTCTTTCTCTTAAGATTTCCCTTTGTTTGATGAGGGTTTGTATAGTAAAATAGGTTTGAGCAATCGCAACGCTCAAGAGCATCTTAGCTTGAGCAGCTTCCGCAGCTTGCGCACAGCTAAGATCTAATGCAGCTGCAAATAGATTTTTATTCTTACCAAAAAAATCAATTTCCCAAGAAAAGTTAGCGGTTAAATCAATTTGGTTATCGCCAGCAGGAACCAGTTTTTCATTAGGAATAATAGCACGTATAAAACCATTCTTACTGAAGTGCTGCCATTGCTCTTGGTAGTTCAGATCTATTTCAGGAAACAATTTAGCGCGTTTTTGCAGAGCCAGTTCGCAGGATTGTTCTAGTCTAGCTAGTGCTTTTTGCAGAGTAGGACTACAGGCAAAACCCTGTAAAATGAGGCTCCCAAGCTGTTCATCTTCAAACATCTCCCACCAATTGCTAGTAGGCCAACCTCCCTCTTCAAATAAGGTATTATCTATAGAAAAAAGGGTATCATCCAGACAGATCGGATCTGATTTTTGAGCTAGATCATAATCGGGAATATACGCGCAGCCGCTAACTAGTAAGGCAAGAATCCAAGCCCATATCATGTATATGTCCTTAGTTTATTCGAGACATATACAAAAAAAAAATAATAATCAATTATTTTTAATGATAAATTTATTTATATGTTATTAAAAATAGTTGTCACAAATAATAAAGATGCATTTTAGAAAAAAGCTTATTTAATAAGCTTTAATCCGATTCTTGTGGTTAAAATAGCTGCTGTTAAAAGCATATTACCGGTTACCAAGATGCCATAGCTTGCTGCGTGCTGAATATTACAAGCTATTATATTGTCATATTTTCGTAGAATGCGATTACCAATTTGTACAACAAGTGTTACTAAAATAGATCCTATCACTAAATAAGGAGTAATTTGTACAGCTTGTATTTTCACTTTAAAAAGAGGAGCTCTAGCCGCTAAAGCTAAAGTAATACCAGCAATAGAAGAAACACGCCAATAGTCAAACATCCCTCTAACTATTGCATTAAGGCTAGGATGCAGGTCTTGAATAGGAAGATGTTTTGAATTATGTTTTAAGTTAGAAAAAGTGGATTTCTTATTAAGTTCAGAACAGCACCAAGAAGAAATTAGCTCGTTGACAATTCCATAACCAATTCCAATTAGTGTTGTCGAACCAATGGTTTTTGTTGCTTCCCACGGGGTGTATAAAGATCCCGCAGCTAAAGCCGTAGTCGTAGCAGCTTTATAGAAAAGAGATTTATGTTCTGGAGTAATATGCATATTAATTACTCTCCATATTCCTGCGTTTTAAGATTCTTACAGCTAAAATGCCAACTGCTAGAACCATACTACCTAAGGCTAAAGCTTTGTAACCGGTTAGATTTCTAATATTACATGCTTCCCAGCCAGCTTGAAGATCTAAAGGAACACATATATATTTTACATAAGGCGCTTCTTGCATAACTTTTTGTGCTTGTCGACTTCCCATATGTGCAATAGTTAGTGTTAAAGCAGCAGCTATAGCTAGATAGGGAGCGATCTGTTTAGCTTTTATTTTTAATGTAACACCTGGCAGTGGTACTCGGGCTATTATAGATAAAGCAATGCCTGCAATTAGACAAACGGGCCAAGTAGCTATCATGCCCCAGACAATCGCATTAAGATTGGGGTTTAAACTTTGAATAGGGCGATTTGTTAAGCTTAGACCATCATAAAAGTGTCCGATAGTGAAATATTCAATACAATCTCGACAAGCGATCATATCATTAATGATTCCATAAGCAGTGCCAGTTAATACGGTCAAACCAATAATTTTAATCGATTCCCAAGAGCTGCGCAGAGCTACTGCAGATAGGGTTGTTACTCCAATAGCTGTATAAACTAGGGATTTATACTGTGGCGTAACTATATCTATCGATGACAAGATATCACTAATGTAGGAGAGCATAGAAAAGCCTTGTTATTTTTGATGGAGCAAATCATAGCAATATCTATTTTTTAAATCAAAACCCAAATATTTAAATTTAGAAATTAATATAGAAAGTCATTTATTGTGTTATATTTTTAAAATTAATCAGTTTAATTTAATTAAAAGATAACTGGATTGATTTTTATAACGAAAATGATATTTTCATTGTTATAACACTAGTTATAAAAATAAATAATTTAATACAGGTTTTTTTAATTATGTTACCATTGATTCATGCTGTTATTAGTCACGACAATAAAAATCTATCAGATCTAGAAAAAGTGCCTCTTTTGGGCTTGCCAAAATTAACTCTTTCTCAGAAAACCTTTGAGATATGGAATCAATTTTTAATAAAGCTTAATATTACGCATCACAAAACAGAGCATTCTAAAAACAAGGAGCTTATTGTAAAAGTTTTAGGAGGAGATACTTATCACGCGGTAAAAATACATAGTTATATTAAAAATAAAAACAATTTTTCAGATTCAGAATTTACCAAATTAAAAAATAGATGCGATAAAATCCATTCTAATCAAGTTTTATTGGAGGCCTTTATTGAGATTATGCATATACAAAAATATAGAGCTTTTCTTACAAATGAACAATTAAAGACTCTAACAGATTCTTTTCCAAAAGAGCTGACGCAGTTAATTTTCAATGGGCTTGAAACTTATAAAAGGATTGATAATTCGAATGAAAATACAATAGAGAAAATGCTCTTTGTCTTACAGACACTTTGCGATTATAATTTCCCAGATGTAGATTTTGAAAAAGTAAAACAAGAAGCTAAATGGGCTGTTCTTACCAATTCAATTAATAGTTATTTGGAAAGGACAAAGAAATTTGAAAAAAAACTATTCTCTAATGATGGGGATAAAAAAGCTTGCAAAGAGGCTATTTTGGAAGCTGTTAAAAAAAATCTTTCTTGTTTGAAGCCTTTACCTATTAAAGCAACTAGGCTCTAACGAAACATCTTGTTTTCTAAAAGAGAGAATATTCAAGCAAAAAATAAGTGGTGTTTCTAATTGTCCAGCATTTTTTCTGGGCTTGCATAAGTGTTATAAAGCGCTCTCACATGTAAGACGCTCTATTTGCAAACTCTAAACACAGCTTCTGGCTCAATCATCCCACCGCCTAGGCAACGATTGCCAATATAGAACACAATCGATTGTCTAGGGGTGATTGCTCTTTGGGGCTCTAAAAAGCGTACAAAGGCTTTTGTCTCGGAGATTTTTTCAATGACACAAGCTTGGTCTTTTTGTCGGTAACGGATTTTAGCAGAGCAGGGGTAAGGGGTTTGAGGAGGATCCGCGATCCAGCTTAAATCCGTTGCAATAAGCTCTGATTGATAAAGGCTAGGATGGTCTAAGCCTTGCTCGACAATGATGACATTGCGTTTTATATCTTTGGCCACTACAAACCAAGCATCGCCAGCGCCTCCAATTTTTAATCCTTTGCGTTGGCCAATTGTGTAGTAAGCAAGACCATCATGATAACCCAAAACTTGTCCTTGTAGATTCTCAAATGCACCTTTTTGGTAACCAAGATAAGGAAGAAGAAAATTTTTGAAATTGCGTTTGCCAATAAAACAGATCCCTACGCTATCTTTTTTTTTGGCTGTGAAGAGATTGTGGGATAATGCAATTGAGCGCACTTCTTGTTTGGTTAGATGTCCAATTGGGAAGAGAACTTTTTCCAATACTTTTTGTGAGAGGGTATAGAGAAAATAGCTCTGATCTTTATTAGGGTCTTGACCTTTGTGTAAATAAAAGGACTTTTCTTTTTCGATAGTGCAATAGTGACCGGTTGCTAGATAATCAGCGCCAAGACTTAATGCTTTATCAAGAAAAACCTTAAATTTAATCTCGCGGTTACAGAGGATATCTGGATTAGGAGTATAACCTTTTTTTAATTCAGCAAGGAAATGAGAGAAGACAGACTCTTGGTATTCTTTAACAAAATTTACTGTATAGCAGGGGATATCAATCTGTGAACAAACCTTTTGGACATCTTCAAAATCAGAAGCCGAGAGACAAATGCCTTTTTCATCTTTTTCTTCCCAATTCTTCATGAAAAGGCCTATGACTTGATAGCCTTGTTGTTTAAGCAACAAGGCTGCAACAGAAGAGTCAACTCCTCCAGACATCCCAACAACAACTGTTTTTTTCATATAAGTGACTTTTTTTTGAAGCAATTATACTGCAAAAAACAAAAAAAACCAGTGCTTAAACTACAAAGATTAGATCTTTCAAGATTTTATATACTTTTTTTTTTATTGTCTTGGTTTAAATTAAGCCAGTGCTTTAATTGGTCTTTTGTAATACCAAGACCAACAATACGGCTCTCATTTATTTCTTTAAGATCCTCTAGAACATCTTCGATAAAAGAAGCTTGATCTTCTTTTTTAACTAATTTTGATGTTTGAATAAAGATATGCTCATTTAGAAATTTTCCTACTAGATTATGAGTGATAATATGACTGATAATATCACGGCGTTGTTGCCGATAATATATTCGTATATCATCATAATTCATCGTTTTAACTGTTGCGTCATACATAGTGCAAGTTCTCATGTATGAAAATACATATAAATCAAGGATTGGGTGTATATCTTGTAATTCATAGATTGCAATCATAGCTGAAGTGTAATCATTTCTTTCAACATCGCTAAAAGACAAAGGAACAAGGTTGTTTTTAATGAGAGGGATATTAGCGCTAATGCGCGCAGTGCGTTTATTTACATCTGCAAATGCTTGTAGGTAGGAGATATGTATAAGCAAAAATAAACTTTGTTCATATGGATCCTCGATCAATGCAGCTTTTTTAAGGATACGATCAAGGCGCATTTCTAGTTGTTTGGGATCTTCAAAAGGGATGTAGACGGAACCCCCTATGCGGACACCATGATCTCTGACTTTTCCTGCATGACGAGTAGTTTCTAACAATCCATCCGAGAGAAGATAATGCAAAGTACAAATAGTCTCTTTATCTATCTTTAATCTCGGAGCTGTATTCACTAAATAGCGAATAGCCTCCTTATGGTTGAGAATCATAATTTTTTCTTCATCAAGCTTTCCTTCAGGACTTGTTCCTTCAAGAATAAGTTTCTTTGTATCTAATAGTGAATATGTGTTGCCTTCTAACCTAGAAGAATTATAAGAAAGATCAATAAGTAGACGATTAAAAATTTGATGTGCATAGGTTCCAGCTGGTGCTGAAAAGGTAGAGCGTTTTCCTTCTTCGTAGAGATGCAATCTTAATTCTAATGGAATGTAAAAACTACTATTTGGTTGGTAAGTATCAAACCAATCGTCCATGTAGATAACTGGGATTCTTTTATAAATAGGGAGCTGTATCTGTTCTAATATTTTTTTGCTTTTTTGGCTAAAACAACTATTGAGGGTGTCCTCAGGCTGACTAATATGCTGAATGGCTTTATATTTAGTCCCACGTTTGTCTCCGATCTTTTCGACTAGGCCCTCTTTAACCATTTCAGCAAGCCATCGTCTTACACTTCTTTCAGTATAAGTGTCTCCAAGCTTTTTAAGTAATTCATGTAAGCTGATAGATTCTGCTTCTTGGCTTAGATAATGTAATACGGCCAATTTTTTAGTTCGAAAGCTCATAAAGGGCCTAATTTTGCTTAATACGGCCAATTTTATCTTAAATACGGCCATTTTTCAAGATTTTTGGCCGATATCTGGCCGATAAGAACAAAAAGAAGGAGTTTTAACTCCTCCTTAAAGGGATTTTCTTTAAGCACCTTCTGCAGGGGCTTGTTTATCAGCTATGGTTAAACACTCTTCTTGAGGAGTGAGTAAGAGTTTATCCTCATCTGCTGAAATGGACCAGTATCCGCCTTTACCTGGATTTAGTAGAAGTTGTTCTGCTAGAGGGTCCTCTAGGTATTGTTCGATGATACGACGTAAGGGTCTAGCTCCCATTGCAGGATCAAAGCCTTTGTTTACCAAAAAGTCTTTTGCTTTTTCATCGAGGGTGAAAGATATCTGTTTTCTAGCTAGGCGCTCTAACACTTTTTTCACCTCTAATTCAATGACGTTAAAGAGATGAGCTCTATCCAGAGGTTTAAAGATGATCATTCCATCTAGGCGATTGATAAATTCTGGTTTAAATCCTTTAGCAACCGAGCGTCTAATAGTCTCTTCCATAGATTTAAAGTCAGGGGTGCCTTCACCTGCTGCAAAACCTACTTCAGAAGATCTGCGAATAAGATCTGCTCCTAAATTGGAGGTCATAATGATGATGGTATTGCGGAAGTCAATTCGGCGACCAAATGAATCAGTTAAGCGTCCTTCTTCTAATATTTGTAAAAGCATATTTAGTACATCTGGATGTGCTTTTTCTACCTCATCAAATAATACCACACAATAAGGTCTTTGTCTTACTTGCTCTGTCAATTGACCGCCTTCTTCATGACCTACATAGCCAGGAGGGGAACCTGTCATACGACTGATAGCAAATTTCTCCATGTATTCAGACATGTCGACTTGAATTAGGGCATCTTCACCACCAAACATGTGAATCGCGAGTTGTTTTGCTAATAGCGTTTTCCCAACTCCTGTAGGTCCTAAGAATAGAAAAGCACCGATGGGTCTATTGGGATCCTTAATATCGGCTCTGCTACGGCGAATCGCTCTGCAAACAATGCTTACTGCATCATCTTGACCGATAATGTTTTTCTTCAGGATCTCTTCCATTTTAAGCACTTTTGTAGTCTCTCCTTCTGTTAACCTTGTCAGAGGGATTTTTGTTTGCTTAGCTACGATTTCTGCAACTTCTTCTTCATCAACAATTACTTGGTGTTCTTCTTTGTTATTTTTCCATCTTTCACTGATCTGTTTCAGCTGTTCTCGCAAGCTCTGTTCGTTATCGCGTAATTTTGCAGCTTCTTCATACTCTTGTTTTTCCAAGGCGGTTTCTTTAGCTACAAGGACTTTTTCGATTTCTGTTTCGTATTTTGTAATCTCTTGAGACTGGGGCATAGTCGCAATCCTAGCTTTAGCTCCTGCTTCATCGATCAAATCAATGGCTTTATCTGGTAGGAATCTTCCTGTAATATAGCGATCTGATAGATAGACAGCGGCTTTAATCGAAGAATCTGTGTAAAT from Candidatus Rhabdochlamydia sp. T3358 encodes the following:
- a CDS encoding DHA2 family efflux MFS transporter permease subunit; this translates as MEPLSKTQQLFATLTLSLASLMMVLDYSIANVSLAYIAGDLAISTDEGIYVITSFAVGNSIALPITNWLSKRLGNVKLMILSLLLFVLFSAGCGLAHKAIELIIFRFLQGFVAGPLIPLSQILLLSIHPPHKKQMALALWGTVIIVGPIIGPIVGGWITYNYSWPWIFYINIPIGLFSACVIWMVLRKRESKIEKLALDWVGLLLLAIGVICLQILIDKGEEWDWFGSHLVRGLAISAFLSFILLGIWSFFHKSPLIDLTLFKIRSYTISIIALFLAFSSYFGSVVLIPLWLQQNMGYTAEWAGFALAPVGLAPVLFSRWIPKLLEKFGTLVLFSISFSFFAFSCFFTSNFNTDISINMVYLTRFIFGFGVLFFTVPLFSLSLQDIPPDKLNSSSGFFNFVRAMVSGIGTSVFTTLWIRRSAYHHSILVESITPFSKETNQFLTDLSKIRLDGTQKLEFLNETINTQAAVLGLNDCFFLMGWIFLSLILLVFLGRGRKSSPIMARTGHE
- a CDS encoding efflux RND transporter periplasmic adaptor subunit; translation: MSDPKQITYKSTNRKRNRTLFLVLMIAALLGCVWFMYWYFHGRFYIYTNDAYVGGNIVVVTPRISGTVVSISADDTDYVEQGRILIELDRTDALIALEKTIANLGQSVRQVTALLETTKQIKALIGVKKALFIQASQDYERRECLIDALAVSLEDFEHSIAAVNSSFADLVSTEHYYLSLVAQVANTTIEEHPLVEEAKQLLRQAFLTLQRCTLFSPVEGLVARRNIQVGEQINPAQPLMAIVPLNQIWVDANYKETQLRNVRIGQPAKVHCDLYGRDVDFEGIVGGIAGGTGSVFSLLPPQNATGNWIKIVQRLPVRIYLNPEQIKKYPLRLGLSMETTVNIHQENLPVVPTKKPALPIYSTDIFYAQQKGVEELIAEVIEQNIPQRVLEDLNEE
- a CDS encoding efflux transporter outer membrane subunit, with the protein product MIWAWILALLVSGCAYIPDYDLAQKSDPICLDDTLFSIDNTLFEEGGWPTSNWWEMFEDEQLGSLILQGFACSPTLQKALARLEQSCELALQKRAKLFPEIDLNYQEQWQHFSKNGFIRAIIPNEKLVPAGDNQIDLTANFSWEIDFFGKNKNLFAAALDLSCAQAAEAAQAKMLLSVAIAQTYFTIQTLIKQREILRERVAIAQEFALLQLQREMVGIDLISTVWDAEQNLKLLQEDLITIDKDLMIAKHALNVLIGVGPDEELLELKPSANFQSVFSLPYNLAIDLLARRPDVVASGWRVEAAGKQIGAAKADFYPRVNLMAFAGLESLHFNNLFNLSSKMGGLEPAIYLPIFTAGRLKASLREKAAAFNEAVYDYNNLLLHAAVEVANQIISLKATKENLCKQKSVVELANKHYQLFQWRSEIGIDNELTVLQQEDKLLVQAYQLANLQQSHLLSVVNLVKALGGGYRDYE
- the mnmA gene encoding tRNA 2-thiouridine(34) synthase MnmA, with product MKKTVVVGMSGGVDSSVAALLLKQQGYQVIGLFMKNWEEKDEKGICLSASDFEDVQKVCSQIDIPCYTVNFVKEYQESVFSHFLAELKKGYTPNPDILCNREIKFKVFLDKALSLGADYLATGHYCTIEKEKSFYLHKGQDPNKDQSYFLYTLSQKVLEKVLFPIGHLTKQEVRSIALSHNLFTAKKKDSVGICFIGKRNFKNFLLPYLGYQKGAFENLQGQVLGYHDGLAYYTIGQRKGLKIGGAGDAWFVVAKDIKRNVIIVEQGLDHPSLYQSELIATDLSWIADPPQTPYPCSAKIRYRQKDQACVIEKISETKAFVRFLEPQRAITPRQSIVFYIGNRCLGGGMIEPEAVFRVCK
- a CDS encoding Fic family protein; its protein translation is MSFRTKKLAVLHYLSQEAESISLHELLKKLGDTYTERSVRRWLAEMVKEGLVEKIGDKRGTKYKAIQHISQPEDTLNSCFSQKSKKILEQIQLPIYKRIPVIYMDDWFDTYQPNSSFYIPLELRLHLYEEGKRSTFSAPAGTYAHQIFNRLLIDLSYNSSRLEGNTYSLLDTKKLILEGTSPEGKLDEEKIMILNHKEAIRYLVNTAPRLKIDKETICTLHYLLSDGLLETTRHAGKVRDHGVRIGGSVYIPFEDPKQLEMRLDRILKKAALIEDPYEQSLFLLIHISYLQAFADVNKRTARISANIPLIKNNLVPLSFSDVERNDYTSAMIAIYELQDIHPILDLYVFSYMRTCTMYDATVKTMNYDDIRIYYRQQRRDIISHIITHNLVGKFLNEHIFIQTSKLVKKEDQASFIEDVLEDLKEINESRIVGLGITKDQLKHWLNLNQDNKKKSI
- a CDS encoding ATP-dependent Clp protease ATP-binding subunit, which translates into the protein MFDKFTNRAKQVIKLAKKEAQRLNHNYLGTEHILLGLLKLGQGIAVNVLRNFNLDYDTVRAEVERLVGFGPEIQVYGDPALTGKVKKVFEYSNEEAANLNHNYVGTEHLLLALLRQRDGVAAQVLENLNVNLKDIYREILKELEIFNLQLPPSGMSSSNNPNYSSASKGPEKGMASEKMPALKAYGHDLTEACREGKLDPVIGRKEEVERLILILCRRRKNNPVLIGEAGVGKTAIVEGLAQAIVKGEVPDHLIKKRLISLDLTLMIAGTKYRGQFEERIKAVMDEIKKNGNVLLFIDELHTIVGAGAAEGAIDASNILKPALSRGEIQCIGATTIDEYRKHIEKDAALERRFQKILVTPPSVEEAVAILMGLKAKYEEHHKCIYTDSSIKAAVYLSDRYITGRFLPDKAIDLIDEAGAKARIATMPQSQEITKYETEIEKVLVAKETALEKQEYEEAAKLRDNEQSLREQLKQISERWKNNKEEHQVIVDEEEVAEIVAKQTKIPLTRLTEGETTKVLKMEEILKKNIIGQDDAVSIVCRAIRRSRADIKDPNRPIGAFLFLGPTGVGKTLLAKQLAIHMFGGEDALIQVDMSEYMEKFAISRMTGSPPGYVGHEEGGQLTEQVRQRPYCVVLFDEVEKAHPDVLNMLLQILEEGRLTDSFGRRIDFRNTIIIMTSNLGADLIRRSSEVGFAAGEGTPDFKSMEETIRRSVAKGFKPEFINRLDGMIIFKPLDRAHLFNVIELEVKKVLERLARKQISFTLDEKAKDFLVNKGFDPAMGARPLRRIIEQYLEDPLAEQLLLNPGKGGYWSISADEDKLLLTPQEECLTIADKQAPAEGA